One Mycobacteroides salmoniphilum DNA segment encodes these proteins:
- a CDS encoding ABC-F family ATP-binding cassette domain-containing protein, which produces MSAVISSNALTYVHPDGSVVLDGLDMLVPAGRSGLVGVNGSGKSTLLKLIAGELLPTSGMVHASGHIGYLPQDLTIRADQSVPDLLGLTPVLAAIAAIEHGSTDQADFDTVGDDWDLAERVRAELDRLGLPAAVLDRTLGDLSGGEVIRLGLARLLLRRPDVLLLDEPTNNLDGESRRHLYDVVSSWPRTLLVVSHDRELLEHVERIGDLRDGGVTWYGGGYSEYAAAITAEQEAAAQAISTAKAEVRRERRDLVEAERVIAQRRRYGAKMQANKREPKIVMGLRKRSAQESAAALTQTQTDRLDKARENLDEAQTRLRADRSIRIDLPGTEVPAGRVVVTTDNLVLRHGVAAHLELRGPQRVGLVGPNGSGKTTLLHTLAGRIPAAEGAVTVHVPMGLLPQRLDLLDDARSVADNVARRAPHADMNTIRARLARFLFRGNAADRLVGALSGGERFRATLAAVLLADPAPQLLLLDEPTNNLDFASYDALVSGLGEYRGAVIVASHDLGFLDDIGARHRDWRTEPVIG; this is translated from the coding sequence ATGTCTGCTGTCATATCCTCGAACGCTCTCACCTACGTACATCCCGACGGTTCCGTCGTTCTCGACGGGCTCGACATGCTGGTTCCGGCAGGGCGCTCCGGGCTGGTCGGTGTCAACGGCTCCGGCAAGTCCACCCTGCTCAAGCTCATCGCGGGTGAGCTACTGCCCACCTCGGGGATGGTCCATGCCTCGGGCCATATCGGTTACCTGCCACAGGATCTCACTATCCGCGCCGATCAGTCGGTTCCCGATCTGCTGGGTCTGACGCCCGTGCTGGCGGCCATCGCGGCCATTGAGCACGGGTCCACCGATCAGGCCGACTTCGACACCGTCGGCGACGACTGGGATCTGGCCGAGCGGGTGCGCGCCGAGCTGGATCGTCTCGGCCTGCCGGCCGCGGTGCTGGACCGCACGCTGGGCGATCTGTCCGGAGGCGAGGTGATTCGGCTCGGTCTGGCCCGGCTGCTGTTGCGGCGCCCCGACGTACTGCTACTCGACGAGCCGACCAACAACCTCGACGGCGAATCCCGCCGGCACCTGTACGACGTGGTGTCGTCTTGGCCGCGCACGCTGCTGGTGGTCAGCCACGACCGTGAGCTGCTGGAGCACGTGGAGCGCATCGGGGATCTGCGCGACGGCGGCGTGACGTGGTACGGCGGCGGATACAGCGAGTACGCGGCAGCGATCACGGCTGAACAAGAGGCTGCCGCGCAGGCGATCTCGACGGCCAAGGCTGAAGTGCGCCGCGAACGCCGCGATCTGGTCGAGGCCGAAAGGGTTATCGCGCAGCGGCGCCGCTACGGCGCCAAGATGCAAGCCAACAAGCGTGAGCCCAAGATCGTGATGGGGCTGCGCAAGCGATCCGCGCAGGAATCGGCGGCAGCGCTCACGCAGACACAGACCGATCGGCTGGACAAGGCCCGCGAGAATCTGGATGAGGCGCAGACCCGGCTGCGAGCCGACCGCTCCATCCGTATCGACCTGCCGGGCACCGAGGTTCCCGCCGGTCGCGTCGTCGTCACCACCGACAACCTGGTACTTCGTCACGGAGTCGCCGCGCACCTGGAGCTGCGCGGGCCGCAGCGGGTGGGCCTGGTGGGGCCCAACGGCTCGGGAAAGACCACGCTGCTGCACACCCTCGCGGGGCGCATCCCTGCCGCTGAAGGTGCTGTGACGGTACATGTTCCGATGGGCCTACTCCCGCAGCGTCTTGATCTGCTGGACGATGCGCGCAGTGTCGCCGACAACGTGGCACGCCGTGCTCCGCACGCCGATATGAACACCATCCGTGCCAGACTGGCGCGATTTCTGTTCCGCGGCAATGCCGCCGACAGGCTTGTCGGTGCGCTGTCCGGTGGCGAACGGTTCCGGGCGACGCTGGCCGCGGTGCTGCTGGCCGACCCTGCTCCACAACTGCTGCTGCTGGACGAACCCACCAACAACCTGGACTTCGCGTCCTACGACGCGCTGGTCTCGGGGCTAGGGGAGTACCGGGGTGCGGTGATCGTGGCCAGCCACGACCTCGGCTTTCTCGACGACATCGGGGCCCGGCATAGGGACTGGAGGACGGAGCCGGTAATCGGGTAG
- a CDS encoding M4 family metallopeptidase: protein MCFIIPQDVLLRLADDDSVADDSRTALAATAASESAWRTLRDAHTEATQAGLLARADAFAGVAKALATAPGTPVFDCKHTTSLPGITIANPGTSTDTSAKHAFTETASVAKFYKECFGRNSVDDEGMTLVSSVHYSVNYSNAFWNGSQMTYGDGDGEIFVDFTGSNDVIGHELTHGVTQYTAGLLYKNEAGGLNESMSDVFGSMFRQWSAGQTVGQADWLIGKDIMGPRAIAKGFTCLRDMADPGARHCLAPQPSHYRDYVPGSDPHESSGIPNYAFYLAATKHGSYSWQGVGTVWYEALTSSKARPNMKMKAFANLTREISAANAAAESVHKAIDDAWTAVGL from the coding sequence ATGTGTTTCATTATCCCCCAAGATGTCCTGCTGCGATTAGCCGACGATGACAGCGTCGCCGACGATTCGCGAACGGCCCTGGCGGCCACGGCCGCGTCCGAATCGGCCTGGCGCACATTGCGCGACGCGCACACCGAGGCCACCCAGGCCGGACTGCTGGCTCGCGCCGACGCATTCGCCGGCGTCGCCAAGGCGCTGGCCACGGCCCCCGGCACCCCGGTGTTCGACTGCAAGCACACCACCTCGCTGCCCGGTATCACGATCGCGAATCCAGGCACCTCCACCGATACCTCCGCCAAGCACGCGTTCACCGAAACCGCTTCGGTGGCGAAGTTTTACAAGGAATGCTTCGGGCGCAACTCGGTCGACGACGAAGGTATGACGTTGGTGTCCTCGGTGCACTACAGCGTGAACTACTCCAACGCGTTCTGGAATGGCTCGCAGATGACCTACGGCGACGGCGACGGCGAGATCTTCGTCGACTTCACCGGATCCAACGACGTGATCGGCCACGAGCTGACGCACGGCGTCACCCAATACACGGCGGGCCTGCTCTACAAGAACGAGGCCGGTGGCCTCAACGAGAGCATGTCCGATGTATTCGGATCGATGTTCCGGCAGTGGAGCGCCGGACAAACGGTCGGTCAAGCCGACTGGCTGATCGGCAAGGACATCATGGGTCCGCGGGCCATCGCCAAGGGCTTCACGTGCCTGCGCGATATGGCCGACCCGGGCGCCCGGCACTGCCTCGCGCCGCAGCCGTCGCACTATCGCGACTATGTGCCCGGCAGTGACCCGCATGAGAGCAGCGGCATCCCCAACTACGCGTTCTACCTCGCGGCGACCAAGCACGGCTCGTACTCCTGGCAGGGCGTGGGCACGGTCTGGTACGAGGCTCTGACCAGCTCGAAAGCCCGTCCCAACATGAAGATGAAGGCCTTCGCCAACCTGACGCGCGAGATCTCCGCAGCCAACGCGGCCGCCGAATCTGTACATAAGGCGATAGACGACGCGTGGACCGCGGTCGGGCTGTAG
- a CDS encoding protealysin inhibitor emfourin: MVEYLIDRRGGFTGLPASGTCTDQSLDPEARRVLDGLLDSPGSLPGDPGADRFTYTVTRVSGSDRITRAIPESLLPDAVRQVVKEPI, encoded by the coding sequence ATGGTGGAGTACCTCATCGACAGACGGGGCGGATTCACCGGGCTTCCGGCCAGCGGTACGTGTACTGACCAGAGCTTGGACCCCGAGGCGCGACGCGTACTGGATGGATTGTTGGACAGCCCCGGGTCGCTTCCGGGCGACCCGGGTGCTGACCGCTTCACGTACACGGTGACCCGGGTCAGCGGGTCTGATCGGATCACTCGGGCCATCCCGGAGAGCCTGCTGCCCGACGCCGTCCGTCAGGTGGTCAAAGAACCGATCTGA
- a CDS encoding M4 family metallopeptidase, whose amino-acid sequence MCTRFIIPPAVLSRLAEDGDIAEDSRVALLATAASELSWRTLRNAHTRATQAATGNTISAAATALAKVPETPVFDSRQTTSLPGVAVADPAASKDATVQRAFAETAAVVRFYRECFGRNSVDNAGMTLISSVHYGVKYANAFWNGSQMAYGDGDGQIFLDFTKANDVIGHELTHGVTQFTAGLNYENEAGALNESVSDVFGSMFRQWQAEQTADAADWLIGKDILGPRALDKGYTCLRDLADPGAAHCLSPQPAHYRDYVPGSDPHDGSGIPNHAFYLAATTHGSKSWEAVGTVWYEALTSPKARKNMTFKAFAKLTRQIAAARTGAESPKAAIDEAWTEVGL is encoded by the coding sequence ATGTGCACGCGTTTCATCATCCCGCCGGCCGTACTGTCGCGACTGGCCGAGGATGGTGACATCGCCGAAGACTCACGGGTCGCACTCTTGGCCACGGCGGCATCCGAATTGTCTTGGCGTACCTTGCGCAATGCGCACACGCGAGCTACCCAGGCGGCAACCGGTAACACCATCAGTGCAGCCGCCACGGCGTTGGCCAAGGTCCCCGAAACGCCGGTGTTCGATTCCCGGCAGACCACCTCACTGCCGGGCGTGGCCGTCGCCGATCCGGCCGCGTCCAAGGACGCCACCGTCCAGCGGGCATTCGCCGAAACGGCCGCGGTCGTGCGCTTCTACCGGGAGTGCTTCGGGCGCAACTCTGTTGACAATGCGGGCATGACGCTGATCTCGTCCGTCCACTATGGCGTCAAGTACGCGAACGCGTTCTGGAACGGTTCGCAGATGGCCTACGGCGACGGTGACGGCCAGATCTTCCTGGACTTCACCAAGGCCAACGATGTGATCGGTCATGAACTGACACACGGGGTTACGCAATTTACCGCGGGCCTGAACTACGAGAACGAGGCCGGGGCGTTGAACGAGAGTGTCTCGGATGTCTTCGGGTCGATGTTCCGGCAATGGCAAGCAGAGCAGACCGCGGACGCGGCCGATTGGCTGATCGGCAAGGACATTCTGGGGCCGCGCGCGCTCGACAAGGGGTACACCTGCCTCCGGGATCTCGCTGACCCCGGTGCTGCGCACTGCCTCTCGCCGCAACCGGCTCACTACCGCGACTATGTTCCCGGCAGTGACCCGCACGACGGCAGCGGCATCCCCAACCACGCGTTCTACCTCGCGGCGACCACACACGGCTCAAAGTCCTGGGAGGCCGTGGGGACTGTCTGGTACGAGGCGCTGACCAGCCCGAAGGCAAGAAAGAACATGACGTTCAAGGCTTTCGCGAAACTCACCCGGCAGATCGCCGCGGCCCGGACCGGTGCTGAGTCACCCAAGGCGGCCATTGACGAGGCATGGACCGAGGTCGGGCTCTAG
- a CDS encoding acyl-CoA dehydrogenase family protein produces MPFSSEHDDFRSTVRRYIEEKINPHVDEWEREQMMPLHDVIADMATLGLVGLEYDPEYGGQGADHLFTLVLAEELGRVDHGSFPMAFGVHVAMATPSLHKHGTDELKREFLAPALQGEQIAAIAVTEPDAGSDVAAIKTHARRDGDDWVINGSKMFITNSVQADWLCVLARTSDEGGYAGMSQIIVPTKTPGYEVRKLDKLGMHASDTGLITFDDVRVPVSNTIGEVGRGFQQQMSQFVMERMFGAYGIPASVNRALQRTKEYALARQVFGKPLTKNQHLAYQYAGFAARADMLEVYNRDIAGRYMAGENVTRKVTIAKLTAGPLVREAGDWCLQVHGGMGYMTETWTSRFFRDQRLLSIGGGADEVMMRVLSQIDGFS; encoded by the coding sequence ATGCCGTTCTCGTCCGAGCACGACGACTTCCGCAGTACCGTCCGCCGGTACATCGAGGAGAAGATCAACCCCCACGTCGATGAGTGGGAACGCGAGCAGATGATGCCGCTGCACGACGTGATCGCCGATATGGCCACACTCGGATTGGTCGGCCTCGAATACGACCCCGAGTACGGCGGGCAGGGTGCCGATCACCTCTTCACGCTGGTGCTCGCCGAGGAACTGGGCCGGGTGGATCACGGCTCGTTCCCGATGGCCTTCGGCGTTCACGTCGCGATGGCGACCCCGTCGCTGCACAAGCACGGCACCGATGAGCTCAAGCGCGAGTTCCTGGCTCCGGCGTTGCAGGGCGAGCAGATCGCCGCGATCGCGGTGACGGAGCCGGACGCCGGATCCGATGTGGCCGCCATCAAGACCCATGCCCGCCGTGATGGCGACGACTGGGTGATCAACGGCTCAAAGATGTTCATCACCAACTCCGTTCAGGCCGACTGGTTGTGCGTGCTGGCCCGCACCTCCGATGAGGGCGGATACGCGGGGATGAGCCAGATCATCGTGCCGACCAAGACTCCCGGATACGAGGTTCGCAAGCTCGACAAGCTTGGCATGCACGCCTCCGACACGGGCCTGATCACGTTCGACGACGTGCGGGTGCCGGTGTCCAACACCATCGGCGAGGTCGGCCGCGGGTTCCAGCAGCAGATGTCCCAGTTCGTCATGGAGCGCATGTTCGGCGCCTACGGCATCCCCGCCAGTGTGAACAGGGCCTTGCAGCGCACCAAGGAATACGCGTTGGCGCGACAGGTGTTTGGCAAGCCGCTGACCAAGAATCAGCATCTGGCCTACCAGTACGCGGGCTTTGCCGCGCGGGCCGACATGTTGGAGGTTTACAACCGCGATATCGCCGGCCGGTATATGGCGGGGGAGAATGTGACCCGCAAGGTGACCATCGCCAAGCTCACCGCCGGACCGTTGGTTCGCGAGGCTGGCGACTGGTGCCTGCAGGTGCACGGCGGCATGGGGTACATGACCGAGACGTGGACGTCGCGATTCTTCCGGGATCAGCGTCTGCTCAGCATCGGCGGCGGCGCCGACGAGGTGATGATGCGGGTGCTATCCCAGATCGACGGATTCTCCTGA
- a CDS encoding cysteine hydrolase family protein: MTSFIAPEWDNSALVVIDVQTEFVSGAMTVPGTADRIPQLGRLVAAFRRAGRPIVHVVRLYVPGGTDTDLPRRAEILAGREVAAPGSDGSQIPAELLPHGERLDSELLLAGGFQQVGPAEHILFKPRWSAFHRTDLEQHLRARGITTVVVAGCNLPNCPRATLFDASERDYRAVIVEDATSQVTPERLHDLTLIGVNVTDVASVEQELARA; encoded by the coding sequence GTGACAAGCTTCATCGCCCCCGAATGGGACAACTCGGCCCTGGTGGTCATCGATGTGCAGACGGAGTTCGTCTCCGGCGCCATGACGGTGCCGGGGACCGCCGATCGGATACCCCAGCTCGGCCGGCTGGTGGCGGCGTTCCGTAGGGCCGGTCGGCCCATCGTGCACGTGGTGCGGCTCTATGTACCGGGCGGCACCGACACCGATTTGCCCCGTCGCGCAGAGATTCTCGCCGGCCGCGAGGTCGCCGCGCCGGGTAGTGACGGGTCACAGATCCCCGCCGAGCTGCTGCCGCACGGCGAGCGGCTGGATTCAGAGCTGCTGTTGGCGGGTGGGTTTCAGCAGGTCGGGCCAGCGGAACACATCCTGTTCAAGCCGCGCTGGAGCGCCTTTCACCGGACCGACTTGGAGCAACATCTGCGTGCGCGGGGCATCACCACGGTGGTGGTGGCGGGCTGCAATCTGCCGAACTGCCCGCGTGCCACCCTGTTCGACGCTTCCGAGCGGGACTACCGCGCGGTGATCGTCGAGGACGCCACCTCGCAAGTCACCCCGGAGCGGCTGCACGATCTCACGCTCATCGGGGTGAACGTGACCGATGTGGCATCGGTGGAACAGGAGCTGGCGCGGGCCTGA
- a CDS encoding TIGR03086 family metal-binding protein, producing the protein MNTPLDLRAAHRTAVLASADVVSAITVDDLRRPTPCAGWTLADLLTHMTVQHRGFAAAARGAGGDLTVWNPHTVADAVMADPAGAYRAAVDDVLDAFAADGVLEAMFALPEFGAEASFPGATAIGFHFIDYVAHGWDAARSIGAPFALPDDVITAAVPIALGVPDGDFRAAEGSPFARALDEVDGERDIDRILRHLGRSPDWAPTVVA; encoded by the coding sequence ATGAACACGCCACTTGATCTTCGTGCCGCGCACAGAACGGCGGTATTGGCATCCGCCGATGTTGTCTCGGCCATCACTGTGGATGACCTGCGACGCCCGACCCCGTGCGCCGGGTGGACGCTGGCCGACCTGCTGACCCACATGACCGTCCAACATCGCGGATTCGCGGCCGCCGCTCGTGGTGCCGGCGGCGACCTGACTGTCTGGAATCCCCATACTGTCGCCGACGCGGTGATGGCCGATCCCGCGGGCGCCTATCGCGCCGCCGTGGACGATGTGCTGGATGCGTTTGCCGCCGACGGGGTGCTGGAGGCGATGTTCGCGCTGCCCGAGTTCGGCGCCGAGGCTTCGTTTCCCGGCGCGACGGCCATCGGCTTCCACTTCATCGACTACGTGGCGCACGGGTGGGATGCGGCGCGCAGCATCGGCGCTCCGTTCGCTCTCCCCGACGACGTGATCACCGCGGCGGTTCCGATCGCCTTGGGGGTACCCGACGGCGACTTCCGAGCGGCCGAGGGCTCGCCGTTCGCGCGGGCGCTCGACGAGGTCGACGGTGAGCGCGACATCGACCGCATCCTGCGTCACCTCGGGCGTTCGCCGGATTGGGCCCCTACTGTGGTGGCGTGA
- a CDS encoding glycogen/starch/alpha-glucan phosphorylase: MTHFAELDHDEHSRTGLNADTLQRAIIDHLRYSIGRPASVLTPAHYYRALALAVRDRMQQRWIASMQTYLDLSRKVAVYLSAEFLMGPQLGNNLLNLQIEAQARDALSALGQDLDEVLECEEEPGLGNGGLGRLAACYMDSLATLDRPAIGYGIRYEYGIFDQEIRDGWQVEKTDNWLDNGNPWEIAKPDLNFLVGWGGHTEQYLDENGNFRARWIPQRFLKGIPYDTPIQGYGVNTCNTLTLWSARAVQSFELDAFNAGDYYKAVEDEVSSETVTKVLYPNDEPEAGKRLRLLQQHFFVSCSLQRVLHILEDVAERPVNELAEQFALQLNDTHPSIGVAELMRLLLDERALGWDEAWEITVAAFGYTNHTLLPEALETWPLGLFAESLPRHLEIIYEINRRFLDEVRSRFPGDDARVRRMSLIGEEGGKSVRMAHLATVGSHAINGVAALHSELLKESVLKDFYELWPERFSNKTNGVTPRRFLALANPGLRELLDDAIGEGWVADLTRLRELEPYAEDSSFRMQWREVKRLNKARLAEYVLASTGVDLDPTWMFDIQVKRIHEYKRQHLNVLHIVALYHRLKQNPDLRIAPRAFIFGGKAAPGYFMAKRIIKLINAVGETVNNDPHVSQFLKVAFLPNFNVKSAHLIYPAADLSEQISTAGKEASGTGNMKFMLNGALTIGTLDGANVEMLEEAGAENFFLFGLTVDEVQRLVHEGYRPEDFVGLDEELRTVLDLIASGHFSDGDPSVFAPIVDSLRGHDPFLVLADYSSYIECQERVSQAWHDVTAWTRMSILNTARGGKFSSDRAIAEYCDEIWGVQPVTVQV; encoded by the coding sequence ATGACGCACTTCGCCGAGCTCGATCACGACGAACACTCCCGCACCGGATTGAATGCCGACACGCTGCAACGGGCCATCATCGACCATCTGCGGTACTCGATCGGGCGTCCGGCGAGCGTGTTGACCCCCGCGCACTACTACCGGGCCCTGGCGCTCGCGGTCCGAGATCGCATGCAGCAGCGCTGGATTGCCAGCATGCAGACCTACCTGGACCTGAGCCGCAAGGTGGCGGTGTACCTGTCGGCGGAGTTCCTGATGGGGCCGCAGCTGGGCAACAACCTGCTCAACCTGCAGATCGAGGCGCAGGCCCGCGACGCGTTGTCCGCGCTGGGGCAGGACCTCGACGAGGTGCTGGAGTGCGAGGAGGAGCCGGGGCTGGGCAACGGTGGCCTGGGCCGCCTGGCGGCGTGCTACATGGACTCGCTGGCCACCCTGGATCGTCCCGCGATCGGCTACGGCATCCGGTACGAATACGGGATCTTCGACCAGGAGATTCGCGACGGCTGGCAGGTCGAGAAGACCGACAACTGGCTCGATAACGGAAACCCCTGGGAAATCGCCAAGCCCGACCTCAACTTCCTCGTCGGATGGGGTGGCCACACCGAGCAATATCTGGACGAGAACGGGAACTTCCGGGCGCGCTGGATCCCGCAGCGCTTCCTCAAGGGCATTCCGTACGACACCCCCATCCAGGGCTACGGCGTCAATACCTGCAACACCCTGACGCTGTGGAGCGCCCGCGCCGTGCAGTCCTTTGAACTGGACGCCTTCAACGCCGGCGATTACTACAAGGCCGTCGAGGACGAGGTGTCCTCCGAGACCGTCACCAAGGTGCTCTACCCCAATGACGAGCCCGAAGCCGGTAAGCGGCTGCGGCTGCTGCAGCAGCACTTCTTCGTCTCCTGCTCACTGCAGCGCGTGCTACATATCTTGGAGGACGTGGCCGAGCGCCCGGTCAACGAGCTGGCCGAGCAATTCGCCTTGCAGCTCAATGACACTCACCCGTCCATCGGTGTCGCCGAGTTGATGCGGCTGCTGCTCGACGAACGCGCCCTGGGCTGGGACGAAGCCTGGGAGATCACCGTGGCGGCCTTCGGGTACACCAACCACACCCTGCTGCCCGAGGCACTCGAGACGTGGCCGCTGGGACTGTTCGCCGAATCGCTGCCGCGGCACCTGGAGATCATCTACGAGATCAACCGCCGGTTCCTGGACGAGGTTCGGTCCCGCTTCCCCGGTGACGACGCGCGGGTGCGGCGCATGTCGCTCATCGGCGAAGAGGGCGGCAAGAGCGTGCGGATGGCGCACCTGGCCACCGTCGGCAGCCACGCCATCAACGGTGTGGCCGCGCTACATTCGGAGCTTCTCAAGGAGAGCGTGCTCAAGGACTTCTACGAGCTGTGGCCCGAGCGGTTCAGCAATAAGACCAATGGGGTGACGCCGCGCCGGTTCCTGGCGCTGGCCAATCCGGGCCTGCGGGAGCTGCTCGACGACGCCATCGGCGAGGGCTGGGTGGCGGATCTGACCCGGCTGCGCGAGCTGGAGCCCTACGCCGAGGACTCGTCCTTCCGGATGCAGTGGCGAGAGGTCAAGCGCCTCAATAAGGCCCGGCTCGCCGAATATGTGCTGGCGAGCACCGGGGTGGATCTGGACCCCACCTGGATGTTCGACATTCAGGTCAAGCGAATCCACGAGTACAAGCGCCAGCACCTCAACGTGCTGCACATCGTCGCGCTGTACCACCGGCTCAAGCAGAATCCGGATCTGCGGATCGCGCCACGCGCCTTCATTTTCGGCGGTAAGGCCGCCCCCGGATACTTCATGGCCAAGCGAATCATCAAGCTCATCAATGCGGTCGGCGAGACCGTCAACAACGACCCCCACGTCAGCCAGTTCCTCAAGGTGGCGTTCCTGCCGAACTTCAATGTCAAGAGCGCGCACCTGATCTACCCGGCCGCCGATCTGTCCGAACAGATTTCGACGGCGGGCAAGGAGGCGTCGGGCACCGGCAACATGAAGTTCATGCTCAACGGGGCGCTCACCATCGGCACGCTGGACGGCGCCAACGTCGAGATGCTCGAGGAGGCCGGGGCCGAGAACTTCTTCCTGTTCGGGCTCACGGTCGATGAGGTACAGCGCCTGGTGCACGAGGGATACCGGCCCGAGGACTTCGTCGGGCTCGACGAAGAACTCCGCACCGTGCTGGATCTGATTGCCAGCGGCCACTTCTCGGATGGAGATCCGTCGGTGTTCGCGCCGATCGTGGACTCGCTGCGCGGTCACGACCCATTCCTGGTGCTAGCCGACTACTCGTCGTACATCGAGTGCCAGGAGCGGGTGTCGCAGGCCTGGCACGACGTGACGGCGTGGACACGGATGTCGATCCTGAACACCGCGCGCGGCGGCAAGTTCTCCTCGGACCGCGCCATCGCCGAGTACTGCGACGAGATCTGGGGTGTGCAGCCCGTCACCGTGCAGGTGTAG